A single Bacillus sp. OxB-1 DNA region contains:
- a CDS encoding MalY/PatB family protein — protein MSVFEQVWERRNTRSMKWDRLTAVYGLEDASDILPMWVADMDFAAPDVVIDAIKKRLEHPVFGYASEFDDCRDALRNWLGDRYGWNTENEWMQFHQGVVPAIATIIDTFTEEGDGILITTPVYPPFFRIPLQQQRTVVESEMKELDGHYSVDFEDFEAKLQDNVKVFLLCHPHNPGGIVWQEEDLQEILRLCAKYDVLVISDEIHADLVFPEYTHTPLGKIAGDEANRIITCVAPTKTFNLAGLQAAVTISPDPEIRKKLRDKAMARGQMEMNTFAGVAFKAAYEQGGPWLDELLKTLSSNMDYVIQELTAAIPGIKINKPHATYLLWIDYRDTGLSEKEMMDRLLTKGRVALEPGTKYGEAGRGFLRMNVAAPRSLIEEGVKRFIRAMED, from the coding sequence GTGAGCGTATTTGAGCAAGTGTGGGAAAGACGTAACACCCGTTCGATGAAATGGGACCGATTGACAGCCGTCTATGGGCTGGAAGATGCTTCAGATATTTTACCGATGTGGGTGGCCGACATGGACTTTGCGGCTCCCGATGTAGTCATCGATGCTATCAAGAAACGGCTGGAGCACCCGGTTTTCGGATATGCTTCCGAATTCGACGATTGCCGGGATGCGCTGCGCAACTGGCTTGGCGATCGATATGGGTGGAATACGGAAAACGAATGGATGCAATTCCATCAAGGGGTCGTTCCCGCGATCGCCACCATCATTGATACCTTTACGGAAGAAGGGGACGGCATCCTCATCACCACCCCCGTGTATCCGCCGTTTTTCCGGATTCCCCTTCAGCAGCAACGAACGGTGGTCGAAAGTGAAATGAAGGAACTAGACGGCCATTATTCCGTTGACTTCGAAGACTTTGAAGCGAAATTACAAGATAACGTGAAAGTGTTCCTCCTCTGCCATCCACATAATCCAGGGGGCATCGTCTGGCAAGAGGAGGATTTGCAAGAAATACTTCGGCTCTGTGCGAAATACGATGTCCTTGTCATTTCGGATGAAATCCATGCGGACCTAGTATTTCCGGAATATACCCATACGCCTCTCGGCAAAATTGCCGGAGATGAAGCAAATCGGATCATCACTTGCGTAGCCCCGACGAAAACATTCAATTTAGCTGGTCTTCAGGCGGCCGTCACCATCTCGCCTGACCCCGAGATTCGGAAGAAACTCCGGGACAAAGCGATGGCGCGCGGACAGATGGAGATGAACACCTTTGCCGGTGTCGCATTCAAAGCGGCCTATGAGCAAGGCGGACCATGGCTGGATGAATTGCTCAAGACGCTTTCATCCAATATGGATTACGTCATCCAGGAGCTGACTGCCGCCATTCCAGGAATCAAAATCAACAAGCCGCATGCTACTTATTTGCTTTGGATTGATTACCGGGACACTGGACTCTCCGAAAAAGAGATGATGGATCGCCTTCTTACGAAGGGGAGAGTCGCATTGGAACCAGGAACCAAGTATGGAGAGGCGGGCCGTGGTTTCCTCCGGATGAATGTAGCCGCCCCCCGCTCGCTGATCGAAGAAGGCGTCAAGCGGTTCATCCGTGCTATGGAAGACTGA
- a CDS encoding peptidylprolyl isomerase: MYPQLSNEVAANEALVVMNTTLGPIKIKLFPELAPKTVENFLTHAENGYYDGIIFHRVINDFMIQGGDPTGTGMGGESIYGDTFEDEFSMQLFNLRGALSMANAGPGTNGSQFFIVQASSAHASVEQLKNGGWPEEIAKAYGETGGTPHLDQKHTVFGQVVEGMDTVDKIATVKTGAQDKPAEDVKIESIEILQK; the protein is encoded by the coding sequence ATGTATCCACAGCTTTCGAATGAAGTGGCCGCGAACGAAGCGCTTGTTGTAATGAATACAACACTTGGCCCGATCAAGATTAAACTATTCCCGGAGCTCGCACCGAAAACAGTCGAGAACTTTTTGACGCATGCGGAGAACGGTTATTATGACGGAATCATTTTTCACCGTGTCATCAATGATTTCATGATCCAAGGCGGAGACCCGACCGGCACAGGCATGGGCGGCGAGAGCATTTACGGTGACACGTTCGAGGACGAGTTCTCCATGCAGCTATTCAACTTGCGCGGAGCTCTTTCGATGGCCAATGCGGGACCTGGCACGAACGGCAGCCAATTTTTCATCGTCCAGGCATCATCAGCGCATGCTTCGGTAGAGCAGCTGAAAAACGGCGGATGGCCGGAAGAAATCGCGAAAGCTTACGGAGAGACGGGTGGAACACCGCATCTTGACCAAAAGCATACAGTTTTCGGGCAAGTGGTCGAAGGCATGGATACGGTCGATAAAATCGCGACTGTCAAAACCGGAGCACAAGACAAACCGGCAGAAGACGTGAAAATCGAATCGATTGAAATCCTTCAGAAGTAA
- a CDS encoding MFS transporter, translating to MNVQKRNFIIIWISNFLVAGTMTMIMPFLALYIETFGDHSDAYVQRWSGLIFGATFVTALLMSPVWGRVADKYGFKPILLINGFGIATSVFLMGFVQSVETFFLLRLANGIVTGFIPTSLAFISSQTAKEEAGKMLGTLQMGSVTGTLFGPVLGGLLADAFGFQYTFIITSISVTTAALIVLFGLKEKKKTKNKRVSPYSRKMIIHGILHHRLMLNVMIITALIQIGNFSIQPLLSLYVAELTDAKDVAFLAGVTFSAAGIGNLLFARRWGVLGDEIGYEKVLSILLLLSFIFIIPQAFVTQIWQLFICRLLFGIAVGGMIPVTTALIRREAPVDVQGEVMGYNTSFRFLGNIIGPMIGGILGGFFGISSVFLITGVLFLVGFAFLFYARRNKEVDFEHYLMNEKLSKI from the coding sequence ATGAACGTGCAGAAACGGAATTTCATCATAATTTGGATCTCCAACTTTCTCGTTGCCGGCACGATGACGATGATCATGCCCTTTTTAGCCCTCTACATCGAAACGTTCGGTGATCATTCGGATGCCTATGTCCAGAGGTGGTCCGGGCTCATCTTCGGGGCGACCTTCGTGACAGCCCTGCTAATGTCCCCGGTCTGGGGAAGGGTTGCGGACAAGTATGGATTCAAACCGATCCTGCTCATCAACGGGTTCGGAATCGCCACTTCTGTTTTTCTGATGGGATTTGTCCAATCGGTCGAAACCTTTTTCCTCCTCCGTCTCGCCAATGGGATCGTGACAGGGTTCATCCCTACCTCCTTGGCGTTCATCTCCTCTCAAACCGCAAAAGAAGAGGCGGGTAAGATGCTAGGGACGCTGCAGATGGGAAGTGTGACGGGCACGCTGTTCGGCCCCGTATTAGGCGGATTGCTGGCAGATGCCTTCGGTTTCCAATATACGTTCATCATTACATCCATTTCCGTGACGACCGCCGCCCTCATCGTACTGTTCGGATTAAAAGAGAAGAAGAAAACGAAAAACAAACGGGTTTCCCCGTACTCCCGGAAAATGATTATCCACGGAATTCTGCACCATCGCTTAATGCTCAATGTCATGATCATCACAGCCCTAATCCAAATCGGGAATTTCAGCATCCAACCTTTGCTTTCGCTATATGTCGCCGAATTGACCGATGCCAAAGATGTCGCTTTCCTGGCAGGTGTGACGTTCAGTGCAGCAGGGATCGGCAATCTTTTATTCGCCCGCCGTTGGGGGGTGTTAGGGGATGAGATCGGGTATGAAAAAGTGCTGTCCATCCTGCTCTTGCTCTCGTTCATCTTTATCATCCCCCAAGCATTTGTCACCCAGATTTGGCAGTTGTTCATCTGTCGCCTTCTATTCGGCATTGCAGTCGGAGGCATGATCCCTGTCACGACGGCATTGATCCGGCGGGAGGCCCCGGTCGATGTCCAAGGTGAAGTGATGGGGTACAATACGAGCTTCCGTTTTCTCGGCAATATTATCGGCCCGATGATCGGCGGGATCCTCGGTGGGTTTTTCGGAATATCCTCCGTCTTTCTCATCACCGGTGTCCTGTTTCTAGTCGGCTTCGCCTTCCTCTTCTACGCCCGCCGAAATAAAGAAGTGGATTTCGAACATTATTTGATGAATGAAAAACTATCGAAAATATAG
- a CDS encoding transglycosylase domain-containing protein: protein MKQLVGFFMIVLTFPILFIVQKAIADEWKTADSFHTQMSESIELSPPPITVPVVLKDRNGLLFAEEYVEWRDPLPLDAIPLFAQQLFLESEDQGFFEHRGYDVAAIVRAFAVNAASDETKQGASTITQQVVRMRFLSTEKTYERKLTELFYAAELEKQSTKDEILEMYLNEMFFGNQVYGLGAAATYYFSKPLGELTEGEMAFLAAIPNNPSLYDPLRHFDNTKKRQERLLDVLANNGVITSEDAADYKNEKIVLHVKKKQNAFPVYSTYVMSELSELIARSEGLSKQLAAAKDENEKMAIRTTISNRTREVLAAGVVIETALDPSKQRRDEGRVSAQLYPAGLQAGAAVIENGTREIVSLYGGKDYRKADFNRAYQAVRQPGSAIKPLLVYAPLFESGPYSENTPVNSDNICIGSYCPTNIGGYVYGTVTVKEAFRHSHNTAAIRLLRMVGIQDAFDYMKPFGFKSVVEQDMNYPAALGGFSKGMTPLEMASAYTSFIDGMYKTPHAIRSVKSRDGDVLYQWDEKKIEVWSPSTVNAMRRLLQDVILNGTGRGVAHSTSYTGGKTGTTDQYKDLWMAGLNDRYTTAVWVGYDRQTPMKRLSDQKIHLRLFSTLLMD from the coding sequence TTGAAGCAGTTGGTAGGATTTTTCATGATCGTCCTTACATTTCCGATTCTGTTCATCGTTCAAAAAGCGATTGCCGATGAATGGAAAACAGCGGATTCTTTCCATACGCAAATGAGCGAATCAATCGAGCTCTCCCCCCCTCCCATCACGGTCCCCGTCGTCCTGAAAGATCGGAACGGTCTTCTGTTCGCCGAAGAATACGTCGAATGGAGGGATCCGCTCCCGCTCGACGCCATCCCCCTTTTCGCGCAACAGCTCTTTTTGGAAAGCGAAGATCAAGGCTTTTTTGAGCATCGGGGTTATGATGTCGCGGCAATCGTCCGCGCCTTTGCGGTCAACGCCGCTTCCGACGAGACGAAACAAGGCGCCTCGACAATTACACAGCAAGTGGTCCGGATGCGGTTCCTTTCGACAGAGAAAACATACGAACGGAAATTGACGGAGCTGTTTTACGCAGCAGAGCTCGAGAAGCAATCGACCAAGGATGAGATTTTGGAAATGTATTTGAACGAGATGTTTTTCGGCAATCAAGTATACGGGCTCGGCGCCGCCGCCACGTACTACTTCAGCAAGCCGCTCGGGGAATTGACCGAGGGGGAAATGGCTTTTCTCGCCGCCATTCCAAATAACCCGTCGCTATACGATCCTCTCCGGCATTTTGACAATACGAAAAAGAGGCAGGAACGCCTCCTGGATGTCCTTGCGAACAATGGCGTCATCACGTCAGAGGACGCTGCGGATTATAAAAATGAAAAAATTGTACTGCATGTCAAGAAGAAGCAAAATGCCTTCCCCGTTTACAGTACATACGTCATGTCCGAGCTTTCCGAATTGATTGCCCGATCGGAAGGGCTTTCCAAACAATTGGCCGCAGCGAAGGATGAAAATGAAAAGATGGCGATCCGGACAACCATTTCCAATCGGACGCGTGAGGTGCTCGCCGCCGGGGTCGTCATTGAGACGGCACTGGACCCAAGCAAGCAAAGACGGGATGAAGGACGGGTATCTGCGCAGTTATATCCAGCAGGACTTCAAGCCGGGGCGGCCGTCATCGAAAACGGGACGAGGGAAATCGTCAGCCTATACGGCGGGAAAGACTATCGGAAAGCCGATTTCAACCGGGCCTATCAAGCCGTACGGCAACCCGGCTCCGCCATCAAACCGCTGCTCGTCTATGCCCCGCTGTTCGAAAGCGGCCCGTACTCGGAAAATACGCCCGTGAACAGTGATAATATTTGCATCGGCTCGTACTGCCCGACGAATATCGGGGGGTATGTGTATGGGACCGTGACCGTCAAAGAGGCATTCCGGCATAGCCATAACACGGCAGCCATCCGCTTATTGCGAATGGTGGGGATCCAGGACGCATTTGATTATATGAAGCCGTTCGGGTTCAAATCGGTCGTCGAGCAGGATATGAATTATCCGGCAGCGCTTGGCGGATTTTCCAAAGGAATGACGCCGCTCGAAATGGCATCCGCTTATACGAGCTTCATCGACGGCATGTATAAAACGCCGCATGCCATCCGTTCGGTCAAAAGCCGGGACGGTGATGTGCTTTACCAATGGGATGAAAAGAAAATCGAAGTGTGGTCGCCTTCTACGGTGAACGCGATGCGCCGCCTGCTGCAGGACGTTATATTAAATGGGACGGGTCGCGGCGTGGCACATTCCACCTCCTATACGGGCGGTAAAACCGGGACGACCGACCAATATAAAGATCTATGGATGGCGGGATTGAATGATCGCTATACAACGGCTGTTTGGGTCGGCTATGACAGGCAGACACCGATGAAACGCCTAAGCGACCAAAAGATCCATCTGCGCCTCTTCTCCACATTGTTAATGGACTAG
- a CDS encoding YufK family protein, translated as MKNPYLFGYLPFVTISLFSLTFGVYTVSTSIGLFKEIGLYSGMREFLTDMQLRVFLLVVYALLFFMLFSALKLIAQTIHETAMLFFSKDPDGISYSEARGGNVIYFFGSLVSAGGINSIKLLAGIFLLTTFIYFVFTVYKLSKFMTVASTIGLLVFEITIWSAFLSIIIYILLRLYNGLIASLPFLGNEMD; from the coding sequence ATGAAAAATCCATACCTTTTTGGTTACTTGCCTTTTGTGACCATCAGTCTATTCAGCCTGACGTTCGGGGTTTATACAGTGAGTACGTCCATCGGCTTGTTCAAGGAAATCGGGCTTTATTCGGGTATGCGTGAGTTTTTGACGGATATGCAGCTGCGCGTCTTCCTCCTTGTCGTCTACGCTCTCTTGTTTTTTATGTTGTTTTCCGCGTTGAAGCTGATCGCCCAGACAATCCATGAAACGGCGATGCTCTTTTTTTCGAAAGACCCGGATGGCATATCCTACAGTGAAGCAAGGGGGGGCAATGTCATTTACTTCTTCGGCTCGCTTGTCTCCGCAGGGGGGATCAATTCCATCAAACTGCTGGCAGGCATCTTTTTACTCACGACGTTCATCTATTTCGTATTCACGGTCTATAAGCTCAGCAAGTTCATGACGGTGGCCAGCACAATTGGGTTGTTAGTGTTCGAGATTACGATTTGGAGCGCTTTCCTATCAATCATTATATACATCCTCCTGCGCCTCTATAACGGGTTGATCGCCAGTTTGCCTTTCCTTGGAAATGAAATGGACTAG
- a CDS encoding DUF1646 family protein, which produces MMIGLIIILLFVLFLPFTVKIVERNLEVFLFLMGFAAVLVSQVLDRALIMKALEDPIHITLAVVVAGLLFRWLQKPVEKTILGMSRALPFRLFLALIVIFLGIVSSIITAIIAAIVLVAVVSVLRLDRKSEIRLVILACYSIGLGAVLTPIGEPLSTVAVSKLDESFFYLLKLIGPEIIPGVFIFGLLAALMIHPKKQFRKRMDQETESYMDILIRGFKVYLFVMALTLLGAGFEPFIERYLLGLNPLILYWINMISAVLDNATLAAAEISPAMDDTTIQAILLGLLVSGGMLIPGNIPNIIAAGKLNIKSLEWMRFAVPVGLLAMIVYFLIIVFF; this is translated from the coding sequence ATGATGATAGGTTTAATTATCATCCTGCTCTTCGTATTGTTCCTGCCGTTCACAGTGAAAATTGTTGAAAGGAATTTGGAAGTCTTTTTATTTTTGATGGGGTTTGCGGCTGTCCTAGTCAGTCAAGTTCTCGATAGGGCTCTCATCATGAAAGCGCTTGAAGACCCGATACATATTACATTGGCCGTCGTTGTAGCTGGGTTGCTTTTCCGCTGGTTGCAGAAACCTGTCGAGAAAACGATACTCGGGATGAGCCGGGCGCTCCCTTTCCGTCTTTTCTTAGCGCTCATCGTCATTTTCCTCGGTATCGTTTCCAGCATCATCACTGCGATTATTGCGGCGATCGTTCTGGTCGCGGTCGTCAGTGTGTTGAGACTTGATCGAAAATCCGAAATCCGGCTTGTTATACTGGCTTGTTACTCGATCGGACTCGGCGCTGTTCTGACGCCAATCGGAGAACCGCTTTCAACTGTTGCTGTAAGCAAGCTCGATGAAAGTTTCTTTTATTTATTGAAGCTGATCGGTCCGGAAATCATACCGGGTGTTTTCATTTTCGGACTATTGGCTGCTTTGATGATCCATCCGAAAAAGCAATTTCGCAAACGGATGGACCAAGAGACCGAATCGTATATGGATATTCTGATCCGCGGCTTCAAAGTCTATCTATTCGTCATGGCTCTCACTTTGCTCGGTGCAGGTTTCGAACCGTTCATCGAACGTTATTTGCTTGGGCTCAATCCGCTCATCCTCTACTGGATCAATATGATATCCGCCGTGTTGGATAACGCTACATTGGCCGCCGCGGAAATCAGCCCTGCCATGGATGATACGACCATCCAAGCAATCCTCCTTGGACTCCTTGTCAGCGGAGGGATGCTGATTCCGGGGAACATCCCGAATATTATCGCGGCCGGCAAATTGAACATTAAAAGTTTGGAATGGATGCGCTTCGCCGTGCCCGTCGGTTTACTCGCCATGATTGTGTACTTTTTAATCATCGTCTTTTTTTAG
- a CDS encoding Na+/H+ antiporter subunit A, producing the protein MEFVFLIFLPIVAALFVPFLYKKVKGIHTGWFVLFVPVALFIYYIRLLKTTMDGGHLISELQWIPSLGISFVSYIDGLSLLFTLLITGIGALVVLYSIFYLDKNREKLGNFYVYLLLFMSAMLGVVQSDNVISLYLFWELTSISSFLLIGYWYTRDRSRFGALKSMMITVFGGFMMLGGFILLGIMGDTFSIRELIDQSSGFVGQSFFTIALVLILLGAFTKSAQFPFYIWLPDAMEAPTPVSAYLHSATMVKAGLYLVARFTPIFAASELWIWLVTGIGLLTLFWGSFFAVKQTDLKAILAFSTVSQLGLIMSLLGAGAITYHTNEAIFGFAMFAAIFHLINHATFKGSLFMIAGIVDHETGTRDIRKLGGLMSIMPISFTVAFIGSMSMAGLPPFNGFLSKEMFLQSMLALKHFELYNFSTWGILFPVIAWIASVFTFIYSFYFVFRTFTGKGKIETLPKKPHEAPIGMLVSPVFLAALVVAIFFIPNVVAKWFIKPAVMAIQPTLYSHPSEIGVHVAAWHGFDSPALWLTVGVIAVGGILYSALPKWQKLYDFQPDGLSLNHFYDSAMLFSERGMNKISRFYMTGHIRTYLIMMFAFIAAGTIATLFGKNAFVVDPSSFAPVHTYGVLTAVVLLLAVYMVVVAKTRLSAIIALGAVGYSVALFFVIYKAPDLALTQLVIETVSVALFLLAFQHLPKLQSHGETKKNKLTNAIIALGVGVTVTLVALSAHSQKLIPSISQYYKDTVYTEAAGGNIVNVILVDYRGFDTLFEIAVLSIAGIGVLSMIRLRLARKESTNENK; encoded by the coding sequence TTGGAATTCGTATTCTTGATATTCCTGCCGATCGTCGCTGCATTGTTCGTGCCCTTCCTTTATAAGAAGGTAAAAGGCATACATACAGGCTGGTTTGTACTATTCGTCCCGGTCGCATTGTTTATCTATTACATCCGTTTACTCAAGACGACGATGGACGGAGGGCATCTCATTTCTGAGCTCCAGTGGATTCCATCGCTCGGAATATCATTTGTTTCGTATATTGATGGTCTCAGTCTTCTGTTCACCCTACTGATTACGGGGATCGGGGCACTCGTCGTGCTCTACTCCATTTTTTATTTGGATAAAAACCGGGAAAAGTTGGGCAACTTCTATGTCTACTTACTCCTATTCATGAGCGCCATGCTCGGCGTTGTCCAATCGGATAATGTCATTTCGCTCTATTTGTTCTGGGAACTCACTTCAATCTCATCCTTCCTCCTTATCGGGTATTGGTACACGCGGGACCGCTCGAGATTTGGTGCTTTAAAATCGATGATGATTACAGTGTTTGGCGGATTCATGATGCTCGGGGGATTCATCCTTTTAGGAATTATGGGGGATACCTTCTCGATCCGGGAATTGATTGATCAATCTTCCGGTTTTGTTGGACAATCCTTTTTCACTATCGCCCTTGTCTTGATTTTGCTCGGTGCATTTACTAAATCCGCTCAATTCCCGTTCTATATTTGGTTGCCGGATGCAATGGAAGCGCCTACGCCAGTCAGTGCGTACCTCCACTCTGCCACCATGGTGAAAGCGGGACTCTATCTCGTCGCTCGTTTCACGCCGATATTTGCCGCTTCCGAACTATGGATTTGGCTAGTGACCGGCATCGGATTGCTCACGCTGTTTTGGGGTTCATTCTTCGCTGTGAAGCAAACGGATTTGAAAGCGATCCTTGCGTTTTCAACGGTCAGTCAGCTCGGGCTGATCATGTCCTTGCTCGGTGCAGGAGCCATTACATACCATACCAATGAAGCGATCTTCGGGTTTGCCATGTTCGCCGCCATCTTCCATCTGATCAATCATGCGACATTTAAAGGGAGTTTGTTCATGATTGCAGGGATTGTGGATCATGAGACCGGCACGCGGGATATCCGAAAACTCGGCGGATTGATGAGCATCATGCCGATCAGTTTTACGGTTGCTTTCATCGGATCCATGTCAATGGCCGGATTGCCGCCATTCAACGGCTTTTTAAGTAAGGAAATGTTCCTGCAATCGATGCTAGCTTTGAAGCATTTCGAACTGTACAACTTTTCGACATGGGGAATCCTTTTCCCAGTCATCGCTTGGATAGCGAGCGTATTCACATTCATTTATAGCTTTTATTTTGTATTTCGGACCTTTACAGGCAAAGGGAAAATCGAGACATTGCCAAAGAAACCGCATGAGGCTCCAATCGGTATGCTGGTGTCCCCCGTTTTCTTGGCAGCGCTTGTCGTCGCAATCTTCTTCATTCCGAATGTCGTGGCGAAATGGTTCATCAAACCTGCCGTCATGGCAATCCAGCCTACGCTATACAGCCACCCTTCCGAAATCGGGGTGCATGTTGCGGCATGGCATGGATTCGATTCTCCCGCATTGTGGTTGACGGTAGGTGTGATCGCTGTCGGGGGCATCCTATACAGTGCACTTCCCAAGTGGCAGAAGCTCTACGATTTCCAACCGGATGGCCTCTCTTTGAATCATTTCTATGATTCGGCGATGCTTTTCAGCGAACGCGGCATGAACAAAATTTCCCGTTTCTATATGACGGGGCATATCCGCACCTATTTGATCATGATGTTCGCTTTTATCGCAGCTGGGACCATTGCAACGCTGTTCGGTAAAAACGCTTTCGTAGTCGATCCATCGAGTTTTGCACCGGTCCATACATATGGCGTTTTGACAGCGGTTGTCCTTTTGCTGGCAGTTTATATGGTCGTGGTCGCGAAAACACGTTTGTCGGCAATCATCGCACTCGGGGCTGTAGGCTACTCGGTCGCCTTGTTCTTCGTCATTTACAAAGCGCCTGACTTGGCTCTCACGCAGCTCGTCATCGAAACCGTATCCGTCGCTTTGTTCTTATTGGCATTCCAGCACTTGCCGAAACTGCAATCGCATGGAGAGACGAAGAAGAACAAATTGACCAATGCCATCATTGCACTTGGGGTAGGCGTGACGGTGACATTAGTTGCCCTATCTGCCCATTCGCAAAAGTTGATCCCATCCATTTCCCAGTATTATAAAGATACGGTTTACACGGAAGCGGCAGGCGGAAATATCGTCAACGTCATCTTAGTGGATTATCGTGGATTTGATACTTTGTTCGAGATTGCCGTTCTGTCCATAGCGGGGATTGGCGTCCTGAGCATGATTCGTCTGCGTCTTGCAAGAAAGGAGAGTACGAATGAAAACAAATGA
- a CDS encoding Na(+)/H(+) antiporter subunit B gives MKTNDVILQTTTKVVFFMIFLFSIHIFFAGHYTPGGGFVGGLLTTGAIVLLLLAFDLKTIQRALPFNFTIVIAVGLVLALGTASASIFFNVPFFTHAFDDFTLPLFGVTSLHTAMAFDAGVYLVVVGAAITIIQTIGGDA, from the coding sequence ATGAAAACAAATGATGTCATCTTACAGACGACAACGAAAGTCGTATTCTTCATGATTTTCCTTTTTTCCATCCATATCTTCTTCGCCGGCCATTACACACCCGGCGGAGGGTTTGTCGGTGGATTGCTGACAACGGGAGCCATCGTTTTATTGCTGCTTGCTTTTGATTTGAAAACGATACAGAGGGCGTTGCCATTCAATTTCACGATTGTCATCGCGGTCGGATTGGTCCTGGCTCTCGGCACGGCCTCGGCGTCCATCTTTTTCAATGTACCTTTTTTCACGCATGCTTTTGACGACTTCACGCTGCCTCTATTCGGTGTGACTTCCCTGCACACGGCAATGGCTTTTGACGCCGGAGTATACTTGGTAGTAGTCGGGGCGGCCATCACGATCATCCAGACGATTGGAGGGGATGCGTAA
- a CDS encoding Na(+)/H(+) antiporter subunit C, translating to MELIMAIVIGVLFTAAVYLILSRSLLKIILGTGLLSHGAHLLILTMGGLGGPAPPVLAEGVTDYVDPLPQALILTAIVISFGVTAVILVMAYRAYAEHKTDNMNLMKGNDEHD from the coding sequence ATGGAACTGATCATGGCCATTGTCATCGGTGTCCTGTTTACCGCTGCCGTCTATCTGATCCTTTCACGAAGCCTATTGAAGATCATCCTCGGAACCGGGTTGTTGAGCCACGGTGCCCATTTGCTCATCTTGACGATGGGCGGCTTAGGCGGACCGGCACCTCCTGTTTTGGCGGAAGGCGTGACCGATTACGTCGATCCTTTGCCACAAGCCTTGATTCTGACCGCGATCGTCATCAGCTTCGGAGTGACAGCCGTCATCCTCGTGATGGCGTACCGGGCTTATGCTGAGCATAAGACGGATAATATGAATCTGATGAAAGGAAATGACGAACATGATTAA